A window of Clavibacter michiganensis contains these coding sequences:
- a CDS encoding recombinase family protein — protein sequence MTTLVGYVRVARSEEPYQDQVDALDAAGCERIFVDVAGGRRAPRPGLQDALDYLRENDELLVVSLDRLGPGAADVVRILNGLEARGIAFRAIRDGLEAGTAAGRGLFAATLALATVEATTEAERHRKRSADRSAGSAPEGAPEAAPATPAAPALPSLPKGITRRKLQIAVEERSKGRDTAEIARVLDVSERVVTRALAWAESGRQGGMLR from the coding sequence ATGACCACGCTCGTCGGATACGTCCGCGTCGCTCGCTCCGAGGAGCCGTACCAGGACCAGGTCGACGCCCTCGACGCGGCCGGCTGCGAGCGGATCTTCGTCGACGTCGCCGGTGGACGCAGGGCCCCGCGCCCCGGCCTCCAGGACGCGCTCGACTACCTCCGCGAGAACGACGAGCTCCTCGTCGTGAGCCTCGACCGGCTGGGGCCGGGCGCCGCCGACGTGGTGCGGATCCTCAACGGGCTCGAGGCGCGCGGCATCGCGTTCCGCGCCATCCGCGACGGGCTCGAGGCCGGCACCGCGGCCGGCCGCGGGCTGTTCGCGGCCACGCTCGCGCTCGCGACGGTGGAGGCGACGACGGAGGCCGAGCGGCACCGCAAGCGGTCCGCCGACCGGTCCGCGGGATCCGCACCGGAGGGCGCCCCCGAGGCCGCCCCCGCGACGCCCGCCGCACCCGCCCTCCCGTCGTTGCCCAAGGGCATCACGCGCCGCAAGCTGCAGATCGCCGTCGAGGAGCGCTCGAAGGGGCGCGACACAGCGGAGATCGCGCGCGTGCTCGACGTGAGCGAGCGCGTCGTCACGCGCGCGCTCGCCTGGGCCGAATCGGGCCGCCAGGGCGGCATGCTGCGCTGA
- a CDS encoding DUF3072 domain-containing protein encodes MSDANQDTTGGDEKEMLGSSTPTPPQSAEKDPSTWVTGDEPMTGAQRSYLDSLATQAGEEIPADLNKAEASEQIERLQEKKDTASPQSDDAS; translated from the coding sequence ATGAGCGATGCGAACCAGGACACCACAGGCGGCGACGAGAAGGAGATGCTCGGCTCCTCCACCCCCACGCCGCCGCAGAGCGCCGAGAAGGACCCGAGCACGTGGGTCACGGGCGACGAGCCGATGACGGGCGCGCAGCGCAGCTACCTCGACTCGCTCGCCACGCAGGCCGGCGAGGAGATCCCCGCCGACCTCAACAAGGCGGAGGCGAGCGAGCAGATCGAGCGCCTGCAGGAGAAGAAGGACACGGCGTCGCCGCAGTCCGACGACGCGAGCTGA
- a CDS encoding PrsW family intramembrane metalloprotease has product MTDPSIPVTVHRPSPASPPPSMELPAPHASSRITASAVLGVVGVAVLLLVGLVVAAYLVLSLGIQAVAICALLALIPLAGVLLAIRWVDRWEPEPRLALLFALLWGAAASVAIALLFDLVAQYARLAIGVPTRYTEFLQLAVQAPVVEESAKAIGLLLIFWVARRHFDGPVDGVVYGATIAAGFAFTENIVYFGGPLVSGTTGTLVGTFVLRGLFSPFAHVTFTMITGIAIGYGARRGPGAALGSGALGLVGAIVLHALWNTGVTITGDFLSFYVLLQVPIFAFLVTVVILLRRYEIHLTRRRLREYAAVGWFTPAEVEMLSTWQGRRRARLWARTRGGEAGRAMGLFTRDATRLAFARQRMLSERPAASGRSEAGHLDDERRLLRAVTEHREALLRGARG; this is encoded by the coding sequence GTGACCGACCCGTCCATCCCCGTGACCGTCCACCGTCCCTCGCCGGCCTCGCCCCCGCCGTCCATGGAGCTGCCCGCGCCGCACGCGTCGTCGCGCATCACGGCGTCGGCCGTGCTCGGCGTCGTGGGCGTCGCGGTGCTGCTGCTCGTCGGCTTGGTCGTCGCCGCGTACCTCGTGCTCAGCCTCGGGATCCAGGCCGTCGCGATCTGCGCGCTCCTCGCCCTGATCCCGCTCGCCGGCGTGCTCCTCGCCATCCGCTGGGTCGACCGCTGGGAGCCCGAGCCGCGGCTCGCCCTGCTGTTCGCGCTGCTGTGGGGCGCGGCCGCGTCCGTGGCGATCGCGCTCCTCTTCGACCTCGTCGCGCAGTACGCGCGCCTCGCGATCGGCGTGCCCACGCGCTACACGGAGTTCCTGCAGCTCGCCGTCCAGGCGCCCGTCGTCGAGGAGTCCGCGAAGGCGATCGGGCTGCTCCTCATCTTCTGGGTCGCGCGCCGGCACTTCGACGGCCCGGTGGACGGCGTCGTCTACGGCGCCACCATCGCGGCCGGCTTCGCCTTCACGGAGAACATCGTCTACTTCGGCGGCCCGCTCGTCTCGGGCACCACGGGCACGCTCGTCGGCACGTTCGTCCTGCGGGGCCTGTTCTCGCCGTTCGCGCACGTGACGTTCACCATGATCACCGGCATCGCCATCGGCTACGGCGCCCGCCGCGGACCGGGCGCGGCCCTCGGATCCGGCGCGCTCGGGCTGGTCGGCGCCATCGTGCTGCACGCCCTCTGGAACACGGGCGTCACCATCACGGGCGACTTCCTCTCCTTCTACGTGCTGCTGCAGGTGCCGATCTTCGCGTTCCTGGTGACCGTCGTGATCCTCCTGCGCCGCTACGAGATCCACCTCACGCGCCGCCGCCTCCGGGAGTACGCGGCCGTCGGCTGGTTCACGCCCGCCGAGGTCGAGATGCTGAGCACCTGGCAGGGGCGCCGTCGGGCCCGGCTGTGGGCGCGCACGCGCGGCGGCGAGGCGGGCCGGGCGATGGGGCTGTTCACGCGCGACGCCACGCGGCTCGCGTTCGCGCGCCAGCGGATGCTCTCGGAGCGGCCCGCCGCGTCCGGCCGATCCGAGGCCGGCCACCTCGACGACGAGCGGCGCCTCCTGCGGGCCGTCACCGAGCACCGCGAGGCGCTGCTGCGCGGCGCCCGGGGCTGA
- a CDS encoding FAD-binding oxidoreductase — protein sequence MIDDDVVRTPPTPAAAVRAELVAALGDVIATDPASLDDARSDRSGYRSPADPIAVVRATEVDHVVQTLRIAHATRTPVVTRGAGTGLAGGATATAGEIVLSVRGMDRILEVSEADELAVVEPGVLNDDLNARLAPLGLWYSPDPASKAISTIGGNIATNAGGLLCAKYGVTREAVLALTVVLADGRVVDTGHRTVKGVTGYDLTALMIGSEGTLGVIVRATVRLRPLPTAIPSTVAAFFPDSTSAAAASSAITAARIRPAAMELLDAGALEAIDAFLGTDHSTRGSAHLLVRCDGPDAAAEAARVVEVVVAGGGTADVTDDADEGERLLAIRRAFHPALAARGRVLIEDVAVPRSRLADMLARIRGIERETGLAIPTVAHAGDGNLHPNFCIPEDPTTPDGDATGIPDEVWRAADLLFRAAVDLGGTLTGEHGVGLLKRRWLADELGDDVMGLAAGIRRVFDPRGILNPGKAA from the coding sequence ATGATCGACGACGACGTGGTCCGCACCCCTCCGACGCCCGCCGCCGCCGTCCGCGCGGAGCTCGTCGCGGCCCTCGGCGACGTCATCGCCACCGACCCGGCCTCCCTCGACGACGCGCGCAGCGACCGGTCGGGCTACCGCAGCCCCGCGGATCCGATCGCCGTCGTGCGCGCCACCGAGGTGGATCACGTCGTCCAGACGCTGCGCATCGCGCACGCGACCCGCACCCCCGTCGTCACCCGCGGCGCCGGCACGGGCCTCGCGGGCGGCGCCACGGCGACGGCGGGCGAGATCGTGCTGTCGGTGCGGGGCATGGACCGGATCCTCGAGGTCAGCGAGGCCGACGAGCTCGCGGTCGTGGAGCCCGGCGTCCTCAACGACGACCTCAACGCGCGGCTCGCGCCGCTGGGCCTCTGGTACTCGCCGGATCCCGCGAGCAAGGCCATCTCCACCATCGGCGGCAACATCGCGACGAACGCGGGCGGCCTGCTCTGCGCCAAGTACGGCGTGACCCGCGAGGCCGTCCTCGCGCTCACGGTCGTGCTCGCCGACGGCCGCGTGGTCGACACCGGCCACCGCACCGTGAAGGGCGTCACGGGCTACGACCTCACCGCGCTCATGATCGGCTCGGAGGGCACGCTCGGCGTCATCGTGCGCGCGACCGTACGGCTCCGGCCCCTGCCGACCGCGATCCCGTCGACGGTCGCCGCGTTCTTCCCGGACTCCACCTCGGCGGCCGCCGCGTCCTCCGCGATCACGGCCGCGCGCATCCGTCCGGCCGCGATGGAGCTCCTCGACGCCGGCGCGCTCGAGGCCATCGACGCGTTCCTCGGCACCGACCACTCCACCCGCGGATCCGCCCACCTCCTCGTGCGCTGCGACGGCCCCGACGCCGCCGCGGAGGCCGCGCGCGTGGTCGAGGTGGTGGTCGCGGGCGGCGGCACGGCCGACGTGACCGACGACGCCGACGAGGGCGAGCGCCTCCTCGCGATCCGCCGCGCCTTCCACCCGGCGCTCGCCGCCCGCGGCCGCGTGCTCATCGAGGACGTCGCCGTGCCGCGCTCGCGCCTCGCCGACATGCTCGCGCGGATCCGCGGGATCGAGCGCGAGACGGGCCTCGCCATCCCGACGGTCGCGCACGCGGGCGACGGCAACCTGCACCCCAACTTCTGCATCCCCGAGGATCCGACCACGCCCGACGGCGATGCGACGGGCATCCCCGACGAGGTCTGGCGCGCGGCGGACCTGCTCTTCCGCGCGGCCGTCGACCTCGGCGGCACGCTCACGGGCGAGCACGGCGTCGGCCTCCTCAAGCGGCGCTGGCTCGCCGACGAGCTGGGCGACGACGTCATGGGGCTGGCCGCCGGGATCCGCCGCGTCTTCGATCCGCGGGGGATCCTCAACCCGGGCAAGGCGGCCTGA
- a CDS encoding DNA-3-methyladenine glycosylase family protein, protein MDSPGAVAHVARTVLEVPAPFDGGGIIRFLSWHAVTGAEEGDATTYTQSARLAHGAGTVTVRLLEAEPGDVGGARVEVTTRVEHAADAAELLAGTRRLLGLDVDAARIDADLARDPALAAVVRATPGLRIPGTLDPRSTLFRTIVGQQISVASARATHGRMTADLGEDLPASVAHGSVTRLPPTAARIARDGGELLRGPARRTATLIRIAEALETGELVIEPGVPRAELRAALVAFHGVGPWTADYVAMRALGEPDILLSGDLIVRRGAAALGLPDEARALDARAAAWSPWRSYATLHLWRVMTDGMPAAG, encoded by the coding sequence ATGGACTCCCCCGGCGCCGTCGCGCACGTCGCCCGCACGGTGCTCGAGGTCCCCGCGCCCTTCGACGGCGGCGGCATCATCCGCTTCCTCTCCTGGCACGCCGTCACGGGCGCGGAGGAGGGCGACGCCACGACGTATACGCAGTCGGCGCGGCTCGCGCACGGCGCGGGGACGGTGACCGTGCGGCTGCTCGAGGCCGAGCCCGGCGACGTGGGGGGCGCGCGCGTCGAGGTCACCACGCGCGTCGAGCACGCCGCCGACGCCGCCGAGCTCCTCGCCGGCACGCGCCGCCTGCTCGGCCTCGACGTCGACGCCGCGCGCATCGACGCCGACCTCGCCCGCGACCCCGCGCTCGCCGCCGTGGTGCGCGCGACGCCCGGCCTGCGGATCCCCGGCACGCTGGATCCGCGCAGCACGCTCTTCCGCACCATCGTCGGCCAGCAGATCTCCGTCGCCTCCGCCCGCGCCACGCACGGCCGCATGACCGCCGACCTCGGCGAGGACCTGCCCGCGTCGGTGGCGCACGGATCCGTGACCCGCCTGCCGCCGACCGCCGCGCGCATCGCCCGCGACGGCGGCGAACTCCTCCGCGGGCCCGCCCGGCGCACGGCCACGCTGATCCGCATCGCCGAGGCCCTCGAGACCGGCGAGCTCGTGATCGAGCCAGGCGTGCCGCGCGCGGAGCTCCGCGCCGCGCTGGTCGCGTTCCACGGCGTCGGCCCCTGGACCGCCGACTACGTCGCGATGCGCGCGCTCGGCGAGCCGGACATCCTGCTGTCCGGCGACCTCATCGTCCGCCGCGGCGCAGCTGCGCTGGGGCTCCCGGATGAGGCCCGCGCCCTCGACGCGCGCGCTGCCGCGTGGTCGCCGTGGCGCTCCTACGCGACGCTGCACCTCTGGCGCGTCATGACCGACGGGATGCCGGCCGCGGGCTGA
- a CDS encoding Ku protein, which translates to MRAIWKGAVTFGLVNVPVKVYSATQDHDVPLHQVHDADGGRIRYQRRCEVCGKVVDYAHIDKAFDDGDRTVVITEEDLSSLPEEKSREIDVVEFVPSDQIDPVMLDRSYFLEPDSSSPKSYALLRRTLQETDRTAIVHVTLRQRTRLAALRVRGDVLMLQTLLWDDEVREADFPSLDAAPKVSPRELKMSAQLVEGFAEDFDPSKFGDEYQEQLKTLIDAKLAQGDSLDTDATFGEGDADDDEGEGGEVLDLMDALKRSIERSRGGASGAKGKAAPAKRTAAKEKASGAEASAATKGAAKKSTAKSSGAESTTEKKASAKKSTAKKASAKKTTTKKGGAAKDQAAERKSA; encoded by the coding sequence ATGAGAGCCATCTGGAAGGGCGCCGTCACCTTCGGCCTCGTCAACGTGCCCGTGAAGGTCTACAGCGCGACGCAGGACCACGACGTGCCGCTGCACCAGGTGCACGACGCCGACGGCGGGCGGATCCGGTACCAGCGGCGCTGCGAGGTGTGCGGCAAGGTCGTCGACTACGCCCACATCGACAAGGCGTTCGACGACGGCGACCGCACCGTGGTGATCACCGAGGAGGACCTCTCGAGCCTCCCCGAGGAGAAGAGCCGCGAGATCGACGTCGTCGAGTTCGTGCCGAGCGACCAGATCGACCCGGTGATGCTCGACCGCAGCTACTTCCTCGAGCCCGACTCGTCGAGCCCCAAGTCGTACGCGCTCCTGCGTCGCACGCTGCAGGAGACCGACCGCACGGCGATCGTGCACGTGACCCTCCGCCAGCGGACCCGGCTCGCGGCGCTCCGCGTGCGCGGCGACGTGCTCATGCTGCAGACGCTCCTCTGGGACGACGAGGTGCGCGAGGCCGACTTCCCGTCGCTCGACGCCGCGCCCAAGGTCTCGCCGCGGGAGCTGAAGATGTCGGCGCAGCTCGTCGAGGGCTTCGCGGAGGACTTCGACCCGTCGAAGTTCGGCGACGAGTACCAGGAGCAGCTCAAGACCCTCATCGACGCGAAGCTCGCGCAGGGCGACTCGCTCGACACCGATGCGACGTTCGGGGAGGGCGACGCGGACGACGACGAGGGCGAGGGCGGCGAGGTGCTCGACCTCATGGACGCGCTGAAGCGGAGCATCGAGCGGAGCCGGGGCGGGGCATCCGGGGCGAAGGGGAAGGCGGCGCCGGCGAAGAGGACGGCCGCCAAGGAGAAGGCGAGCGGGGCCGAGGCGAGCGCCGCGACGAAGGGCGCCGCGAAGAAGTCGACGGCGAAGTCCTCGGGCGCGGAGTCGACGACCGAGAAGAAGGCGAGCGCGAAGAAGTCGACGGCGAAGAAGGCGAGCGCGAAGAAGACCACCACGAAGAAGGGCGGCGCCGCGAAGGATCAGGCCGCCGAGAGGAAGAGCGCCTAG
- a CDS encoding ATP-dependent DNA ligase, giving the protein MAGAKQQVEVDGHRIALTNLDKVLYPATGTTKGDVIAYYAAIAPHMLPHLRDRPVTRKRWVDGVGTDEAPGKMFFQKDLDAHTPEWVQRRAIQHRDHANDYPLVGDVATLTWLGQIAALELHVPQWRFGRTGDERRPDRLVLDLDPGPGAGLPECVEVAKAARAILRDMGLEPYPVTSGSKGIHLYAALDGSHDASRVSEVAHELARALEADHPDLVVSDMKKALREGKVLVDWSQNNPNKTTVAPYSLRGRSRPTVAVPRTWRELSSPTLRHLELDEVIARMRRRADPLAPVEEGHRESLEPTRERLAGFARKEPAADADGADDRLATYRSKRDAAKTSEPVPAESPAPSEGSSFVIQEHHARALHWDFRLEHDGVLVSWALPKGVPTEHGTNHLAVQTEDHPLEYGSFEGTIPAGEYGGGEVTIWDAGTFELEKWRDGKEVIATLHGRGDGTGIDGPRRYALIHTGGHGKADANWLIHLMEPADAPATARAKPARPAALEKAGGRTRVGARRPGGSASAPAPMLATAATAAGLDPDEEWAVEMKWDGYRAIAVVANGRATITSRNGVDLTPAFPELADLPDSLDVDAAVLDGEIVVLGSGGRPDFGLLQTRLGLTGEKEIARARKAAPVHLMLFDALAIGDRVLVDEPYRERRAALLDAVRSPGRGRIQVPPAFDGDLDGALATSRELGLEGVVAKRVDAPYESGRRSSAWIKIKHHRAQEVVVGGWRPGSGSRASGIGSLLVGVPGPDGLEYAGRVGTGFTERDLADALRRFGPLARKTSPFADVPAADARDAHWITPRLVGEVEFAEWTSTGRLRQASWRGWRHDKSPDEVVRED; this is encoded by the coding sequence ATGGCGGGCGCGAAGCAGCAGGTGGAGGTCGACGGGCACCGGATCGCGCTCACGAACCTCGACAAGGTGCTGTACCCGGCGACCGGCACGACCAAGGGCGACGTCATCGCCTACTACGCGGCCATCGCGCCGCACATGCTGCCGCACCTCCGCGACCGGCCCGTGACCCGCAAGCGCTGGGTCGACGGCGTGGGCACCGACGAGGCGCCGGGGAAGATGTTCTTCCAGAAGGACCTCGACGCGCACACGCCGGAGTGGGTGCAGCGGCGGGCGATCCAGCACAGGGACCACGCGAACGACTACCCGCTCGTCGGGGACGTCGCGACGCTCACCTGGCTCGGGCAGATCGCGGCGCTCGAGCTGCACGTGCCGCAGTGGCGGTTCGGCCGCACGGGCGACGAGCGGCGCCCCGACCGGCTCGTGCTGGACCTCGACCCGGGCCCGGGCGCCGGCCTCCCCGAGTGCGTGGAGGTCGCGAAGGCCGCACGGGCGATCCTCCGCGACATGGGCCTCGAGCCGTACCCCGTGACGAGCGGGTCCAAGGGCATCCACCTCTACGCCGCGCTCGACGGCAGCCACGACGCCTCTCGCGTCTCCGAGGTCGCGCACGAGCTGGCCCGCGCCCTCGAGGCCGACCACCCCGATCTCGTCGTGAGCGACATGAAGAAGGCGCTGCGCGAGGGCAAGGTGCTCGTCGACTGGAGCCAGAACAACCCGAACAAGACGACCGTCGCGCCCTACTCGCTGCGCGGCCGCTCCCGGCCGACCGTCGCGGTGCCGCGCACCTGGCGGGAGCTGTCGTCGCCGACGCTCCGGCACCTGGAGCTGGACGAGGTGATCGCGCGGATGCGCAGGCGCGCGGATCCGCTCGCCCCCGTCGAGGAGGGCCACCGCGAGAGCCTGGAGCCGACGCGGGAGCGGCTCGCGGGCTTCGCGCGGAAGGAGCCCGCCGCCGACGCGGACGGCGCCGACGACCGGCTCGCGACCTACCGGTCCAAGCGCGACGCCGCGAAGACCAGCGAGCCGGTGCCCGCGGAGTCCCCCGCGCCCTCGGAGGGCAGCTCCTTCGTGATCCAGGAGCACCACGCCCGCGCGCTGCACTGGGACTTCCGGCTCGAGCACGACGGCGTGCTCGTGAGCTGGGCCCTCCCCAAGGGCGTGCCCACCGAGCACGGCACGAACCACCTCGCGGTGCAGACCGAGGACCACCCGCTCGAGTACGGATCCTTCGAGGGCACGATCCCCGCGGGCGAGTACGGCGGCGGCGAGGTCACGATCTGGGACGCGGGCACCTTCGAGCTGGAGAAGTGGCGTGACGGCAAGGAGGTCATCGCGACGCTGCACGGCCGCGGCGACGGCACCGGCATCGACGGGCCGCGACGGTACGCGCTCATCCACACGGGCGGGCACGGCAAGGCCGACGCGAACTGGCTCATCCACCTGATGGAGCCGGCGGACGCGCCCGCGACGGCGCGCGCGAAGCCGGCACGGCCCGCGGCGCTCGAGAAGGCAGGCGGACGCACGCGCGTCGGCGCCCGCCGTCCCGGCGGATCCGCGTCCGCTCCCGCGCCCATGCTCGCCACGGCCGCGACCGCCGCCGGCCTCGACCCCGACGAGGAGTGGGCGGTCGAGATGAAGTGGGACGGCTACCGCGCCATCGCCGTCGTCGCCAACGGCCGGGCGACCATCACGAGCCGCAACGGCGTCGACCTCACGCCCGCCTTCCCCGAGCTCGCCGACCTGCCCGACTCCCTCGACGTCGACGCCGCCGTGCTCGACGGCGAGATCGTCGTCCTCGGATCCGGCGGCCGCCCCGACTTCGGCCTCCTGCAGACGCGCCTCGGCCTCACGGGCGAGAAGGAGATCGCGCGCGCCCGGAAGGCCGCGCCCGTGCACCTCATGCTCTTCGACGCGCTGGCGATCGGCGACCGCGTGCTCGTCGACGAGCCCTACCGGGAGCGCCGCGCCGCGCTGCTCGACGCCGTCCGCTCGCCGGGCCGCGGGCGGATCCAGGTCCCGCCCGCCTTCGACGGCGACCTCGACGGGGCGCTCGCCACCAGCCGGGAGCTCGGCCTCGAGGGCGTCGTCGCCAAGCGCGTCGACGCGCCCTACGAGTCGGGCCGCCGATCGAGCGCCTGGATCAAGATCAAGCACCACCGGGCGCAGGAGGTCGTGGTCGGGGGCTGGCGGCCCGGATCCGGCAGCCGGGCATCCGGCATCGGCTCGCTGCTGGTCGGCGTCCCCGGCCCCGACGGCCTGGAGTACGCGGGCCGCGTCGGCACGGGCTTCACCGAGCGCGACCTCGCCGACGCGCTCCGCCGCTTCGGCCCGCTCGCGCGGAAGACGAGCCCGTTCGCGGACGTGCCCGCCGCCGACGCCCGCGACGCGCACTGGATCACCCCGCGTCTCGTCGGCGAGGTCGAGTTCGCCGAGTGGACCTCGACGGGCCGCCTCCGCCAGGCGTCGTGGCGCGGCTGGCGGCACGACAAGTCACCCGACGAGGTCGTCCGCGAGGACTGA
- a CDS encoding fumarylacetoacetate hydrolase family protein has product MKFAHLLADDGVTPRLAAIVSEGEALFLDEVLDDSPRDLQDLIERGDDEMARVRATVERAVASRTSTTPVDGLTHASAVLRPPAVYAVGLNYSAHAEELNITSASAPTVFALWPNSLSGHEGTTSWPRSLSEEVDYEVELGVIIGKAARDVSEADALDHVFGYTVVNDITARNLQFSEQQWSRCKSFDGFSPTGPVVVTRDEVPDPQDLRITTVLDGETVQDGRTSGMVRTVARLVSYLSTSSTLQPGTLISTGTTSGAGYSRDPQIFLKDGSTVTVSVEGIGSLTTHTRIL; this is encoded by the coding sequence ATGAAGTTCGCCCACCTGCTCGCCGACGACGGCGTGACCCCCCGACTGGCCGCGATCGTCTCCGAGGGCGAGGCGCTCTTCCTCGACGAGGTGCTCGACGACTCCCCGCGCGACCTGCAGGACCTGATCGAGCGCGGCGACGACGAGATGGCCCGCGTGCGCGCCACCGTCGAGCGCGCCGTCGCGAGCCGCACCAGCACCACGCCGGTGGACGGCCTCACGCACGCCTCCGCGGTCCTCCGCCCGCCGGCCGTCTACGCCGTGGGCCTCAACTACTCCGCGCACGCCGAGGAGCTCAACATCACGAGCGCCTCCGCCCCCACGGTCTTCGCGCTCTGGCCCAACTCGCTCTCGGGCCACGAGGGCACCACGAGCTGGCCGCGCTCGCTCAGCGAGGAGGTCGACTACGAGGTCGAGCTCGGCGTCATCATCGGGAAGGCCGCCCGCGACGTGTCCGAGGCGGACGCCCTCGACCACGTCTTCGGCTACACGGTCGTCAACGACATCACGGCCCGCAACCTCCAGTTCTCGGAGCAGCAGTGGAGCCGCTGCAAGAGCTTCGACGGCTTCTCCCCCACGGGTCCCGTCGTCGTCACGCGCGACGAGGTGCCGGATCCGCAGGATCTCCGCATCACCACTGTCCTCGACGGCGAGACGGTGCAGGACGGCCGCACGAGCGGCATGGTCCGCACGGTCGCGCGCCTCGTCTCGTACCTCTCCACCTCCTCCACGCTGCAGCCCGGCACGCTCATCTCCACGGGCACGACGAGCGGCGCCGGCTACTCGCGCGACCCGCAGATCTTCCTCAAGGACGGCAGCACCGTCACGGTCTCGGTCGAGGGCATCGGCTCGCTCACGACGCACACGCGCATCCTCTGA
- a CDS encoding aspartate ammonia-lyase: protein MTPVSPNDDRIPTPDGHPVRTETDSLGSMDVPADAYWGIHTARALENFPISLRPLSVYPEFVVALAQVKQAAARANVQIGVLDARKAKQIDEVCTEIIAGQLHDQFVVGVIQGGAGTSTNMNTNEVIANRALERAGHALGDYRHMHPLDDVNRSQSTNDTYPTALKVALIHSLLQTLDELDLLRRSFLAKGAQFSQVLKVGRTQLQDAVPMTLGQEFHGFATTLGEDHARLGELVPLLSEINLGATAIGTGITADPNYAAAVRGHLSAITGYTLVTASDLIEATSDAGVFMTLSSTLKRSAIKLSKICNDLRLLSSGPQAGLGEINLPPRQAGSSIMPGKVNPVIPEVVNQVAFSIAGADVTVTMAAEGGQLQLNAFEPVIAHSLLQSLSWLRNAAKTLRVNCIDGITANTERLAAQVESSVGVVTALTPYIGYAASSSLAKTALMTSASIPDLVVEAGLMTRTQVEKILAPDRLSGLEPVTAAMSVITPEMLAAHAAEEGGQAD from the coding sequence GTGACCCCTGTCAGCCCGAACGACGACCGCATCCCGACCCCGGACGGCCACCCCGTCCGGACCGAGACCGACAGCCTGGGGAGCATGGACGTCCCCGCCGACGCCTACTGGGGGATCCACACGGCGCGCGCGCTCGAGAACTTCCCCATCAGCCTGCGGCCGTTGAGCGTCTACCCGGAGTTCGTCGTCGCGCTCGCGCAGGTGAAGCAGGCCGCCGCCCGCGCCAACGTGCAGATCGGCGTGCTGGACGCGCGGAAGGCGAAGCAGATCGACGAGGTCTGCACCGAGATCATCGCCGGGCAGCTGCACGACCAGTTCGTGGTCGGCGTGATCCAGGGCGGCGCCGGCACGAGCACCAACATGAACACCAACGAGGTCATCGCGAACCGCGCCCTCGAGCGCGCCGGCCACGCGCTCGGCGACTACCGGCACATGCACCCGCTCGACGACGTGAACCGCAGCCAGTCGACGAACGACACGTACCCGACCGCCCTAAAGGTCGCCCTCATCCACTCGCTGCTGCAGACGCTCGACGAGCTCGACCTGCTGCGCCGCTCGTTCCTCGCGAAGGGGGCGCAGTTCTCGCAGGTGCTCAAGGTGGGTCGCACGCAGCTGCAGGACGCCGTGCCCATGACGCTCGGCCAGGAGTTCCACGGCTTCGCGACCACGCTCGGCGAGGACCACGCGCGGCTCGGCGAGCTCGTGCCGCTGCTGTCGGAGATCAACCTCGGAGCGACGGCCATCGGCACGGGCATCACGGCGGATCCGAACTACGCGGCCGCCGTGCGCGGTCACCTCAGCGCCATCACGGGCTACACGCTCGTGACCGCGAGCGACCTCATCGAGGCGACGAGCGACGCGGGCGTGTTCATGACGCTGTCGTCGACGCTCAAGCGGAGCGCCATCAAGCTGTCGAAGATCTGCAACGACCTGCGGCTGCTGTCGTCGGGGCCGCAGGCGGGGCTGGGCGAGATCAACCTGCCGCCGCGCCAGGCGGGATCGAGCATCATGCCCGGCAAGGTCAACCCGGTGATCCCCGAGGTCGTCAACCAGGTCGCGTTCTCCATCGCGGGCGCCGACGTGACGGTGACCATGGCGGCCGAGGGCGGGCAGCTGCAGCTCAACGCGTTCGAGCCCGTCATCGCGCACTCGCTGCTGCAGTCGCTGAGCTGGCTGCGGAACGCGGCCAAGACGCTGCGCGTGAACTGCATCGACGGGATCACGGCGAACACTGAGCGGCTCGCAGCGCAGGTGGAGTCGTCGGTCGGCGTCGTCACGGCGCTCACGCCGTACATCGGCTACGCCGCGTCGTCCAGCCTCGCGAAGACGGCGCTCATGACGAGCGCGTCGATCCCGGACCTCGTCGTCGAGGCCGGGCTCATGACGCGGACGCAGGTGGAGAAGATCCTCGCGCCCGACCGGCTCTCCGGGCTCGAGCCCGTGACGGCCGCCATGTCGGTGATCACGCCGGAGATGCTCGCGGCGCACGCGGCGGAGGAGGGCGGCCAGGCCGACTGA